One stretch of Dissulfurimicrobium hydrothermale DNA includes these proteins:
- the trpS gene encoding tryptophan--tRNA ligase — protein MQRVLSGMRPSGRLHIGHLHGVLENWKRLQRTYECYFFVADWHALTTNYEDPSAIYGNIGEMVLDWLSVGIDPDKSTIFLQSDIKEHAELYLLLSMITPVPWLERNPTYKEQREQLTDKDLSTFGFLGYPVLQAADIIIYKAHKVPVGVDQLPHVELTREIARRFNYLYGEVFPEPDALLTAVPKLPGLDGRKMSKSYENSIFITDPPAVIRKKISTIVTDIERPRKDDPGDPERRCVAFNLHKLYMTDDRIREIVEDCRAARLGCVACKKELAEALIDYLAPIQERRATMSSEPGLVASVLEQGAGKARRVAVETMEEVRSAIWSPSAR, from the coding sequence ATGCAAAGGGTGCTTAGCGGCATGAGGCCGTCGGGCAGGCTTCATATCGGGCATCTGCACGGGGTGCTTGAGAATTGGAAAAGGCTTCAGCGGACTTATGAGTGTTATTTTTTTGTAGCTGATTGGCACGCTCTTACGACGAACTATGAAGATCCCAGCGCCATATATGGCAATATAGGCGAGATGGTCCTTGACTGGCTCTCTGTCGGCATAGATCCTGATAAATCCACCATCTTTTTACAGTCGGATATAAAAGAACATGCTGAGCTATACCTCCTTCTATCCATGATCACCCCGGTCCCGTGGCTTGAGCGCAATCCAACCTATAAGGAACAGCGTGAGCAGCTGACAGATAAGGACCTTTCGACCTTCGGTTTCCTTGGATATCCTGTTCTTCAGGCGGCGGATATAATCATATACAAGGCACACAAGGTCCCAGTCGGGGTGGATCAGCTTCCTCATGTGGAATTGACCAGGGAGATCGCGAGGAGGTTCAATTATCTCTATGGAGAGGTGTTCCCGGAGCCTGACGCCCTTCTGACCGCTGTTCCAAAACTGCCTGGCCTTGATGGTAGAAAGATGAGCAAGAGTTATGAAAACTCCATCTTTATTACCGATCCGCCTGCAGTCATAAGAAAAAAGATCTCGACTATTGTCACGGACATTGAACGCCCGAGAAAGGACGATCCTGGCGATCCTGAGAGGCGCTGCGTGGCCTTTAATCTCCACAAGCTCTATATGACCGATGACCGTATAAGAGAGATCGTAGAGGACTGTAGAGCCGCGCGCCTTGGGTGTGTCGCATGTAAAAAGGAACTCGCAGAGGCCTTGATTGATTATCTCGCCCCTATTCAAGAACGCCGGGCCACCATGTCCTCTGAGCCTGGCCTTGTGGCCTCTGTCCTTGAGCAGGGCGCAGGCAAGGCAAGGCGTGTCGCCGTAGAGACCATGGAAGAGGTGCGAAGCGCAATTTGGAGCCCCAGTGCCAGGTAA
- a CDS encoding segregation and condensation protein A: MEPQCQVRLEVFEGPLDLLLYLINKNKLDIADIPIALVTAQYLEYLEFMQALDLVVAGEYLVMAATLLQIKSKMLLPAPTLGACGAEDDPRSEIVRPLKGLVEIRRLAQALDARELLGRDVFIRDADTESQATESDLPALSKGNAGCVPRHEDVDLLDLVSAFRSVIKNRRLPRVVEIEEARCDLVQTMGCVLGLVSSTGRVSFCDLLTDGDRKTAVCIFISLLELARQKRVRLLQDVHGKDIVIVMRASS, translated from the coding sequence TTGGAGCCCCAGTGCCAGGTAAGACTTGAGGTCTTTGAGGGGCCTCTTGACCTCCTTTTATATCTTATAAACAAGAACAAGCTCGATATAGCCGACATACCCATTGCCCTGGTCACGGCCCAGTATCTTGAATATCTGGAGTTCATGCAGGCCCTTGATCTGGTTGTTGCAGGCGAATACCTTGTGATGGCCGCAACCTTGCTTCAGATAAAGTCCAAGATGCTTCTCCCTGCCCCGACATTAGGCGCTTGCGGCGCCGAAGATGACCCAAGGTCTGAGATAGTAAGGCCCTTGAAAGGGCTTGTCGAGATACGCCGGCTTGCACAGGCGCTTGATGCAAGGGAGCTTTTGGGCAGGGATGTCTTCATCAGAGATGCAGATACAGAAAGCCAGGCGACAGAGAGCGATCTCCCAGCGCTTTCGAAAGGCAACGCCGGCTGTGTTCCGCGGCACGAGGATGTGGATTTGCTTGATCTGGTCTCGGCATTCAGGTCGGTCATAAAAAATAGAAGGCTACCAAGGGTAGTTGAGATTGAAGAGGCTAGGTGTGACCTTGTCCAGACGATGGGGTGTGTATTGGGTCTTGTTTCTAGTACGGGCAGGGTAAGTTTTTGTGACCTCTTAACAGACGGCGACAGAAAGACGGCGGTTTGTATCTTTATTTCGCTTCTTGAGCTGGCGAGGCAAAAAAGGGTGCGCCTTCTTCAAGACGTTCATGGCAAGGACATAGTTATCGTCATGAGGGCATCGTCTTAG
- a CDS encoding LPS-assembly protein LptD: protein MICILSGVKSVSADGLDASHEPPHQAGGQPSPGHPHLDGPAEPPKGVEPWHIEAEKLTFYQSTDAILGEGAVNIRHGELKISADRILYDTRKGKVWANGAVVMDMDQGVLRGEEGEFDLKTSTGTMKGAHLFLKRNNVHLVAKQLWKTGAEEYRAKDAVISTCPLPKQAWSFRCSDLRLTITGQAVAKDARFNIENVPVLYSPWISIPINRYRKSGFLLPYFANSSRNGAEIDVPYFWAINDSMDATFYQDLMSNRGWMEGVEFRHVFSPESRGIIRYNHLSDNLKDNDYNNDGQIRRNSERWWLRGKIDQELPLGFKAKVDIDLVSDRDYLQEFNGGPMGFDQTNRTFLKNFGRSMADITDTIRPSSLQITRNGEDSFVGGEMRYNQNLVTGEQSTTVQTLPKLVFHGFDVPLANTRLYYNWDASYVNYWRDSDTKEQRINLEPTTSLPFKLKGWLNGLASLSVQETMYTSSGSTQNIRPKDTKNRGLYTFNTQVSTNLARIFDMGDGLSLRHTIRPKLAYTYRPTVDQTHIPFIDNLDRLDPLNRFTWSVLSFLSSKKPLGKDRYAFSDLIRFYVEQSYDTHGIPPGPPEVQNYSYDIFNRNTLIPKPIDTNHKFSDIYGEIDCWPIPYWYIRYDTTYNLYGDGFTSYNLWTGVSKHEGEDLALSYRYNRIEKINSLDINAMFPITAAWRATYRTSWSVQNGNEVESVYGLRYQASCWAITCSYKKNKDENVFGFNLELLGIGGWSGD, encoded by the coding sequence TTGATTTGCATCCTGTCCGGGGTCAAATCTGTATCCGCAGACGGTCTGGATGCATCGCACGAACCGCCGCATCAGGCTGGAGGACAACCGTCCCCTGGGCACCCCCATCTTGATGGACCAGCCGAACCCCCCAAAGGCGTCGAGCCATGGCATATAGAGGCGGAGAAACTCACGTTCTATCAATCAACAGACGCCATCCTCGGAGAAGGGGCGGTCAACATCAGGCACGGCGAATTGAAGATATCGGCCGACAGGATCCTCTACGACACACGAAAAGGAAAGGTCTGGGCCAACGGGGCGGTTGTAATGGATATGGATCAAGGGGTCTTGAGGGGCGAGGAAGGGGAATTCGATCTGAAGACCTCAACCGGTACCATGAAAGGGGCGCATCTCTTCCTCAAGAGAAATAATGTCCATCTAGTGGCGAAACAGCTCTGGAAGACAGGGGCCGAGGAATACAGGGCTAAGGATGCGGTCATAAGTACATGCCCACTTCCGAAACAGGCATGGAGCTTCCGATGCAGCGATTTAAGACTTACCATCACAGGCCAGGCAGTCGCCAAGGATGCAAGGTTCAATATAGAAAACGTGCCGGTACTCTATTCCCCCTGGATATCCATCCCGATTAACAGATACAGAAAATCCGGCTTCCTGCTGCCCTATTTCGCCAATTCGAGCAGAAACGGCGCAGAGATCGACGTCCCTTATTTCTGGGCCATAAACGACAGCATGGACGCGACCTTTTACCAAGACCTGATGAGCAACAGGGGCTGGATGGAGGGAGTTGAATTCCGACACGTCTTTTCTCCTGAATCAAGGGGAATTATACGCTATAATCACCTGAGCGACAATCTGAAGGATAATGACTACAATAACGACGGCCAGATAAGAAGGAACTCTGAAAGATGGTGGCTCAGAGGCAAGATCGATCAGGAGCTGCCATTGGGCTTTAAAGCCAAGGTCGATATAGACCTGGTCAGCGACAGGGATTACCTCCAGGAATTTAACGGGGGGCCGATGGGTTTTGATCAGACCAACAGGACGTTCCTAAAAAACTTCGGTCGTTCCATGGCTGACATAACAGACACCATAAGGCCATCGAGTCTCCAGATCACAAGAAACGGCGAGGACAGCTTTGTAGGGGGCGAGATGCGTTACAATCAGAACCTCGTCACCGGGGAGCAATCCACCACTGTTCAGACACTGCCCAAGCTCGTTTTCCACGGTTTTGACGTCCCCCTTGCCAACACACGGCTCTACTACAACTGGGACGCCTCGTATGTAAACTATTGGCGTGACTCCGACACAAAAGAACAGCGTATAAACCTTGAACCGACCACATCCCTGCCTTTCAAGCTCAAAGGCTGGCTGAACGGTCTGGCCTCTCTTTCAGTCCAGGAGACCATGTATACGTCTAGCGGTTCCACGCAAAATATACGCCCAAAAGATACCAAGAACCGTGGTCTTTACACATTCAATACGCAGGTGAGCACAAATCTAGCAAGGATATTTGATATGGGCGACGGCCTTTCGCTGCGTCATACCATACGTCCCAAGCTCGCATATACATACAGACCCACTGTAGATCAAACGCACATCCCATTCATCGACAACCTGGACCGCCTTGATCCGCTAAATAGATTTACGTGGTCGGTACTCTCCTTCCTGAGCAGCAAAAAACCGCTTGGCAAAGACAGATATGCCTTTTCGGACCTAATAAGATTCTATGTCGAACAAAGCTACGACACGCACGGCATCCCGCCGGGTCCGCCTGAGGTACAAAACTACAGCTACGACATCTTTAACCGCAACACCCTCATACCCAAACCCATAGACACCAACCACAAGTTTTCAGATATCTACGGAGAGATTGACTGCTGGCCTATCCCTTACTGGTACATCCGTTACGACACCACATACAACCTCTATGGCGACGGCTTTACAAGCTATAATCTCTGGACCGGCGTCTCAAAGCATGAAGGCGAGGATCTGGCGCTCAGTTACCGCTATAACCGCATCGAAAAGATAAACTCACTTGATATAAATGCCATGTTCCCCATTACGGCGGCCTGGAGGGCGACATACAGGACTTCGTGGTCAGTGCAGAATGGAAATGAGGTCGAATCCGTCTATGGTCTAAGATATCAGGCAAGCTGCTGGGCGATTACATGTAGTTACAAAAAAAATAAAGATGAAAACGTCTTCGGCTTCAACCTCGAGCTCCTGGGCATAGGCGGCTGGAGCGGAGACTAA
- the plsY gene encoding glycerol-3-phosphate 1-O-acyltransferase PlsY: MSNNFFWPVLAYLAGSIPFGLLFARIKGVDLRGSGSGNIGATNVMRVMGKGAGFLTLLADLAKGFLPIVLLRLVGSGLSDPGILALTGLGAVIGHCYPLFLGFRGGKGVATSAGVLLAVCPSALCVAAAIFLIVARVTGFVSAGSLAAAAIAPAGVHFFCPSGPVELMAWAMAVLIWWKHKENIRRLLRGEEHGWKGPPMV; encoded by the coding sequence ATGTCGAACAATTTTTTTTGGCCGGTTCTTGCGTACCTTGCTGGGTCTATCCCGTTCGGCCTCTTGTTTGCAAGGATCAAGGGGGTGGATCTAAGGGGGAGCGGGAGCGGCAATATAGGTGCAACCAACGTAATGAGGGTTATGGGCAAGGGTGCCGGTTTCCTGACCTTGCTGGCTGATCTGGCCAAAGGGTTTTTGCCGATCGTATTGCTCAGGCTGGTCGGTTCCGGTCTATCTGATCCGGGCATCCTGGCGCTTACGGGGCTTGGGGCGGTGATCGGCCATTGCTATCCGCTCTTTCTTGGATTCCGCGGTGGCAAGGGCGTGGCGACGTCCGCAGGTGTCTTACTGGCAGTCTGTCCGTCAGCCCTTTGTGTGGCAGCCGCCATTTTCTTGATTGTGGCAAGGGTGACGGGGTTTGTATCGGCTGGGTCTCTGGCTGCAGCCGCTATTGCACCAGCCGGTGTACATTTTTTCTGTCCAAGCGGTCCGGTCGAACTTATGGCATGGGCCATGGCCGTCCTTATCTGGTGGAAGCACAAGGAAAATATAAGGCGGCTTCTGCGTGGAGAGGAGCATGGCTGGAAGGGTCCGCCTATGGTGTAG
- a CDS encoding sigma-54-dependent transcriptional regulator: MLKKKILITDDEQTIIETVQGILEDEGFDVKSALNGEAALAAIADDLPDLVLLDIWMPGMDGLHVLKKIKDDWPFLPVIIMSGHGNIETAVKATKLGAYDFIEKPLSYEQLVLTIRNALNYKELQEENVLLRQKTDLSRELVGQSQAMQKLKEQIAVVGPTDAWVLIQGENGTGKELVAQTIHRLSKRGRKPLVEVNCAAIPEELIESELFGHEKGAFTGATSMKQGKFDLANGGTLFLDEIGDMSLKTQAKVLRILQEQRFERVGGAKTIQVDVRIIAATNKDLEKEIEAGNFREDLYYRLNVIPIEVPPLRERKEDIHLLLNVFLQEFAQKAAKGHKKVAPDVIEALKRHDWPGNVRELKNLAERLVILSKGSEITLEDLPLSYQKGLKDERASAGSSDYGVRPWLSCDSFRDAKAMFEREYLAQKLAEHGGNITKTAEAIGLERRHLHRKIAQLGLSGE, encoded by the coding sequence ATGCTCAAGAAAAAAATACTGATAACCGATGACGAACAGACCATCATTGAGACGGTGCAGGGGATCCTCGAAGACGAGGGTTTTGATGTCAAATCGGCACTCAATGGGGAGGCCGCCCTTGCCGCTATAGCGGACGACCTGCCGGATCTCGTCCTCCTCGACATCTGGATGCCAGGCATGGACGGACTCCATGTGTTAAAAAAGATCAAAGATGACTGGCCGTTTCTGCCAGTCATAATAATGTCAGGTCATGGCAATATAGAGACGGCCGTAAAGGCCACAAAGCTCGGCGCATATGATTTCATAGAAAAACCTCTTTCTTATGAACAGCTTGTCCTCACTATCAGAAACGCCCTTAATTACAAGGAGTTGCAGGAAGAAAACGTATTGCTGCGACAAAAGACCGATTTATCTAGGGAACTTGTCGGTCAGAGCCAGGCCATGCAGAAACTTAAGGAACAGATAGCTGTCGTCGGTCCTACGGATGCCTGGGTACTCATTCAGGGGGAAAACGGCACCGGCAAGGAACTAGTTGCGCAGACGATCCATAGACTGAGCAAAAGGGGGCGCAAGCCACTCGTCGAGGTGAACTGCGCGGCAATACCTGAAGAACTCATTGAAAGTGAGCTCTTCGGACATGAAAAGGGGGCGTTTACAGGGGCGACATCCATGAAGCAGGGCAAATTCGACCTTGCGAACGGTGGGACGCTCTTTCTGGACGAGATAGGCGACATGAGCCTCAAAACCCAGGCAAAGGTCCTGAGGATACTCCAAGAACAGAGGTTCGAACGGGTCGGCGGCGCAAAGACCATCCAGGTGGATGTGCGCATCATAGCAGCCACAAACAAAGACCTGGAGAAGGAGATAGAGGCCGGAAACTTCCGTGAAGACCTATATTACCGCTTGAACGTCATACCGATTGAGGTACCACCGTTGAGGGAACGCAAGGAAGATATCCATCTCCTCTTGAACGTCTTTTTGCAAGAATTTGCCCAAAAGGCTGCAAAGGGCCATAAAAAAGTTGCGCCCGATGTAATAGAGGCACTGAAAAGACACGACTGGCCTGGAAATGTGAGGGAACTCAAAAACCTTGCGGAAAGACTGGTAATACTCTCAAAGGGATCTGAAATCACCTTGGAAGACCTGCCGCTTTCATATCAAAAGGGCCTTAAAGACGAACGGGCGTCGGCAGGGTCATCAGACTACGGCGTCAGGCCATGGCTTTCCTGTGACAGCTTCCGCGACGCCAAGGCGATGTTCGAACGGGAATATTTGGCGCAAAAATTGGCCGAACATGGAGGCAATATAACCAAAACTGCAGAGGCTATAGGGCTGGAAAGGAGGCATTTGCATAGGAAAATCGCACAATTGGGACTAAGCGGCGAATAG
- a CDS encoding sensor histidine kinase, whose amino-acid sequence MKSTLPTSEIKRRRRERLFILAAGVLMAVLSILEYYLISRPASFPTPTGSNIIIFAVINLNIILVLLLVFLIVRQLVKVIFEDKKRLLGAKLRKKLVLAFIFLSLLPTLMLFFASFQFLRTSLTYWFDIKVERALDNALTVGQTYYQDRVAQLEQSAQTISLAVSLRCIKDSAIDMVCAEEMLTPHPLLPNGSLTKTCSPINSIEIFSPSLKAQLTRTWLPLAGPPPRIPSSNLAKALNEGGLVVQNDNLQNGSLIRVLCPLKGPNGPALAVIAVGNLIPSDINGLLDGIKMGYEDYHQLLLYQNPIKATLLLALFLITLLIIFVSIWLGFRIAKGITEPVQMLAEATHRIAQGDLDFSLETHGRDELSSLVRAFNTMTQDLKEARRRAENASRQLKKSYYEIEQRRRYIEIILQNVAAGVISIDRNGIVTTMNRSAEAILKLKADEIVGMPYHKLLDKDQVNEFEAIRREIASTGKGTLQRPMRIQVKDRYLSLIVSFTVLRDQDGMSHGVVIVFDDLTELEKIQRLAAWREVARRIAHEVKNPLTPIQLSAQRLRKKYMEGLDKEAREVFDACTNTIIKQADELKRLVNEFSNFARMPTIRPRAVRLDALAEEVVALYREAHPAIAFTLKRPDIMPEAVLDPDQIKRAIINLLDNAVASMPDGGSVEVGVFFDSEKREVGVWVADTGTGITPEDRERIFEPYFSKKRGGTGLGLAIVNSIVMDHNGRIKVEDNVPYGTRFTLIFPQQQSIGGHAQEKNTDNR is encoded by the coding sequence ATGAAATCTACTTTACCTACTAGTGAAATAAAAAGGCGAAGGCGCGAACGTCTGTTCATACTAGCCGCCGGTGTCTTGATGGCGGTCCTGTCGATCCTCGAATACTACCTGATATCCAGACCGGCCTCATTCCCGACGCCCACCGGCAGCAACATTATAATCTTCGCGGTCATAAACCTTAACATAATATTGGTATTGCTGCTTGTATTCCTCATAGTCAGGCAACTTGTAAAGGTAATCTTTGAGGATAAAAAGAGACTCCTCGGCGCCAAGCTCAGGAAAAAACTTGTGCTCGCCTTCATATTTCTCTCCCTGCTTCCCACCTTGATGCTGTTCTTTGCATCGTTCCAATTTTTAAGGACAAGTCTTACCTATTGGTTTGACATAAAAGTCGAACGCGCCTTAGACAATGCCCTTACGGTCGGTCAGACATACTACCAAGACAGGGTGGCCCAGCTCGAACAGTCGGCACAGACTATTTCGCTGGCCGTAAGCCTAAGGTGCATAAAAGACAGCGCCATTGATATGGTATGTGCGGAGGAGATGCTCACCCCGCATCCGCTGTTGCCCAATGGGTCTTTAACAAAGACGTGCAGCCCTATAAATTCAATAGAGATATTCAGCCCCAGCCTCAAGGCGCAGCTCACAAGGACATGGCTGCCGCTTGCAGGACCGCCGCCTCGGATACCGTCTTCGAATCTTGCGAAGGCCCTTAATGAGGGTGGCCTGGTGGTTCAAAACGACAATCTACAAAACGGCTCTCTTATAAGGGTGCTTTGCCCGCTCAAAGGCCCGAACGGTCCGGCACTTGCTGTCATCGCAGTCGGCAATCTCATACCGAGCGACATAAACGGGCTCCTCGATGGGATCAAGATGGGCTATGAAGACTATCATCAGCTCCTCCTCTACCAAAATCCGATAAAGGCGACGCTGCTTCTCGCCCTCTTTCTGATAACCCTCCTCATCATTTTCGTATCCATCTGGCTGGGCTTTCGCATCGCCAAGGGCATAACGGAACCCGTGCAGATGCTGGCCGAGGCTACACACAGGATCGCGCAAGGCGACCTGGATTTTAGTCTTGAGACCCATGGAAGGGACGAACTGAGCTCGCTTGTCCGTGCATTTAATACAATGACACAAGATCTTAAGGAGGCTAGACGCAGGGCGGAAAACGCCTCGAGACAACTGAAAAAGAGCTATTACGAGATCGAGCAACGCCGCCGCTACATAGAGATCATACTCCAGAATGTGGCCGCCGGGGTCATTTCAATCGACAGGAACGGGATCGTCACCACAATGAACAGGTCTGCAGAGGCCATATTAAAGCTCAAGGCGGATGAGATCGTAGGCATGCCTTATCATAAACTACTGGACAAGGACCAGGTGAATGAATTCGAGGCCATCAGAAGGGAGATCGCCTCAACCGGCAAGGGGACGCTTCAGCGCCCGATGCGCATACAGGTAAAGGACAGGTATCTCTCTCTCATCGTAAGTTTTACAGTCCTGAGAGACCAAGACGGCATGTCGCATGGAGTGGTGATCGTATTCGACGACCTTACGGAGCTGGAAAAGATCCAGAGGCTCGCTGCATGGCGCGAGGTGGCGAGACGTATAGCACATGAGGTGAAAAACCCGCTCACACCTATCCAGCTCTCGGCCCAGCGACTCAGAAAAAAATATATGGAAGGCCTGGATAAAGAGGCAAGGGAGGTCTTTGACGCCTGCACGAATACCATCATAAAACAGGCTGATGAATTAAAAAGGCTGGTAAATGAGTTTTCAAACTTTGCGCGGATGCCGACTATTAGGCCAAGAGCAGTCAGGCTGGACGCGCTTGCCGAGGAGGTCGTAGCCCTTTATCGTGAAGCGCATCCGGCTATAGCTTTTACATTAAAGCGCCCTGATATAATGCCTGAGGCCGTGCTGGATCCGGATCAAATCAAGAGAGCGATCATAAACCTCCTCGATAACGCAGTAGCCTCAATGCCCGATGGTGGCTCGGTGGAAGTAGGCGTCTTTTTTGACTCGGAAAAGAGGGAGGTGGGTGTCTGGGTGGCCGACACTGGTACAGGCATCACCCCTGAAGACAGAGAGCGCATTTTCGAACCATATTTTTCAAAAAAAAGGGGGGGTACTGGACTCGGCCTTGCTATTGTCAATTCGATCGTCATGGACCATAATGGTCGAATTAAAGTAGAAGATAATGTCCCGTATGGGACAAGGTTTACACTGATCTTTCCTCAACAACAGTCCATTGGTGGCCATGCTCAAGAAAAAAATACTGATAACCGATGA
- a CDS encoding DUF4390 domain-containing protein — MQRHLFITREFFYVAFYLAALGAATGLLQFLSPALSYADNNIAPRVSDLAVANTKRYLLAYFSLKNGLTYEIAAAIQSGIPIKYTYEIELNEPRLLIDKTLFHGYISRTLSYDALRGEYTITLGPKNPRAVSVKSRAEALSMMFEINGTPLVPVSRLRRGVTYRLSVRAAAEKVESNIQFPGLMNIFSPWDLKTDWNEIYFTY; from the coding sequence TTGCAAAGACACCTCTTCATCACAAGGGAATTTTTTTATGTCGCCTTTTATCTGGCTGCGCTGGGTGCAGCGACAGGGCTCTTGCAATTCCTCTCGCCAGCCTTGTCATATGCTGACAACAACATTGCGCCCAGGGTATCAGACCTGGCAGTTGCTAACACAAAGAGGTATCTACTCGCATATTTCTCGCTCAAGAACGGCCTTACCTATGAAATAGCCGCCGCTATCCAGAGCGGTATACCAATAAAATACACCTACGAGATAGAATTAAACGAGCCAAGGCTGCTTATAGACAAGACCCTATTCCATGGATATATCTCAAGGACCTTAAGCTATGACGCCCTTCGCGGCGAATACACCATCACGCTTGGTCCTAAAAATCCAAGGGCGGTCAGCGTAAAGAGCAGGGCTGAGGCGCTGTCGATGATGTTCGAGATAAACGGCACCCCTCTCGTGCCGGTTTCAAGACTGAGGCGTGGAGTCACATATAGACTCAGCGTGCGCGCGGCGGCTGAAAAGGTCGAATCTAACATCCAGTTTCCAGGCCTTATGAATATATTTTCCCCGTGGGACCTCAAGACCGATTGGAATGAAATCTACTTTACCTACTAG
- the thrS gene encoding threonine--tRNA ligase, protein MENSRFDLIKITLPDKTVIEVLKGIAAGEVLEQVLGDREAEKAVLVRIDGVLRDLSVSLTDDCSIEAVFLEGDDVLHVLRHTTAHVMAQAVKELFPGTRIAIGPAIANGFYYDFGYERGFTPDDLDKIEARMREIVSRALPVERREVSLSEARAQFLALGEVFKLELLDELEAQGVESVSLYGQDGFLDLCRGPHLPHTGCISAFKLTGLAGAYWKGDEKRPMLQRIYGTAFFDQKELEAYLERVEEAKRRDHRYLGKELGLFSVDEEIGPGLILWHPRGAAVRKAIEDFWRDEHMRRGYSLLYTPHIARRDLWKTSGHLDFYRDSMYAPMEIDGVAYQIKPMNCPFHIAVYNSRRRSYREFPLRWCELGTVYRYERAGTLHGLMRVRGFTQDDAHIFCRADQLQGEIREILDMTLYVLRVFGFDRYDVYVSTRPEKYVGSEENWERATSALKDALKAQGLSYEIDPGEGVFYGPKIDIKIKDCLDRSWQCSTIQVDFNLPERFGMCFMGEDGQPKTPIMIHRALMGSIERFFGVLIEHYAGAFPLWLSPVQVVVLTVTDRADAWARSVADRLKGTGFRVEIDLRNEKLGKKIREAQLMKVPYMLVIGDKEIENKVVSPRLRSGETLPAMELDDFMALLVKECGTAFADAARQRRPDTD, encoded by the coding sequence ATGGAAAACAGTCGATTCGACCTCATAAAGATCACGCTCCCAGACAAGACCGTAATTGAAGTCTTAAAAGGTATCGCGGCAGGAGAGGTCCTCGAGCAAGTCTTGGGTGACAGGGAGGCAGAAAAGGCCGTGCTCGTAAGGATTGATGGGGTGCTCAGAGATCTCTCCGTCTCCTTGACTGACGATTGCAGCATAGAGGCCGTTTTCCTTGAGGGAGATGATGTCCTTCACGTCCTGCGCCATACTACCGCCCATGTCATGGCGCAGGCGGTCAAAGAGCTTTTCCCTGGGACAAGGATCGCAATAGGCCCTGCAATAGCAAATGGTTTTTATTATGACTTCGGATATGAGAGGGGTTTTACTCCGGATGATCTGGATAAGATAGAGGCCAGGATGCGCGAGATCGTGAGCCGGGCCCTTCCTGTAGAAAGGCGCGAGGTCTCATTGTCTGAGGCTAGGGCGCAATTCCTTGCCTTGGGTGAGGTGTTCAAACTTGAGCTTTTGGATGAACTTGAGGCGCAGGGTGTTGAATCCGTTTCACTCTACGGTCAGGACGGTTTTCTAGACCTTTGTCGCGGGCCGCATCTTCCGCATACTGGGTGCATATCTGCCTTTAAGCTTACGGGTCTTGCGGGGGCCTACTGGAAGGGAGACGAAAAGAGGCCCATGCTCCAACGCATCTATGGTACGGCCTTTTTCGACCAAAAGGAGCTAGAGGCATATCTTGAACGTGTTGAAGAGGCCAAGAGGCGTGATCACAGGTATCTTGGAAAGGAACTCGGGCTCTTTTCGGTCGACGAAGAGATCGGCCCAGGGCTCATCCTTTGGCATCCTAGAGGCGCCGCAGTACGAAAGGCCATAGAGGACTTCTGGCGCGACGAGCACATGCGGCGCGGCTATAGTCTCCTCTATACACCCCACATAGCAAGGCGCGACCTCTGGAAGACAAGCGGCCATCTCGATTTTTACAGGGACAGCATGTATGCGCCGATGGAAATAGACGGCGTGGCATATCAGATCAAGCCCATGAACTGTCCATTTCACATAGCCGTCTACAACTCAAGGAGACGTAGTTACCGCGAATTTCCTTTGAGGTGGTGCGAGCTCGGCACGGTATACCGCTACGAACGGGCCGGTACACTCCATGGCCTTATGAGGGTACGTGGCTTCACTCAGGACGATGCCCATATCTTTTGCCGTGCCGATCAGCTTCAGGGTGAGATACGCGAGATACTTGATATGACCCTCTATGTCCTTCGCGTCTTCGGTTTCGACCGGTATGACGTCTATGTCTCAACCAGGCCTGAAAAATATGTTGGTTCCGAAGAGAATTGGGAGCGGGCGACCAGTGCGCTCAAAGACGCCTTGAAGGCGCAGGGGCTTTCCTATGAGATAGATCCCGGGGAGGGTGTATTTTACGGCCCGAAGATAGATATCAAGATCAAGGATTGTCTCGACCGATCATGGCAGTGCTCCACCATCCAGGTTGATTTCAATCTCCCGGAGAGGTTCGGCATGTGTTTTATGGGGGAAGACGGTCAGCCCAAGACCCCGATCATGATCCATAGGGCGCTCATGGGCTCGATCGAACGGTTTTTCGGGGTTTTGATTGAACACTATGCAGGGGCGTTTCCTCTCTGGCTTTCGCCTGTACAGGTTGTCGTATTGACCGTAACAGACAGGGCCGATGCCTGGGCTCGGTCCGTCGCCGATAGGCTAAAGGGGACCGGTTTCAGAGTGGAGATCGATCTCAGGAACGAGAAGCTCGGCAAAAAGATCCGCGAGGCACAGCTCATGAAGGTCCCTTATATGCTGGTTATCGGCGACAAAGAGATTGAGAACAAGGTCGTGAGCCCAAGGTTAAGGTCAGGGGAGACCTTGCCTGCCATGGAGCTCGATGATTTTATGGCGTTGCTCGTAAAGGAATGCGGCACCGCGTTTGCCGATGCTGCAAGGCAGAGACGGCCTGACACAGACTAG